A region of Pongo pygmaeus isolate AG05252 chromosome 15, NHGRI_mPonPyg2-v2.0_pri, whole genome shotgun sequence DNA encodes the following proteins:
- the SIX6 gene encoding homeobox protein SIX6: MFQLPILNFSPQQVAGVCETLEESGDVERLGRFLWSLPVAPAACEALNKNESVLRARAIVAFHGGNYRELYHILENHKFTKESHAKLQALWLEAHYQEAEKLRGRPLGPVDKYRVRKKFPLPRTIWDGEQKTHCFKERTRHLLREWYLQDPYPNPSKKRELAQATGLTPTQVGNWFKNRRQRDRAAAAKNRLQQQVLSQGSGRALRAEGDGTPEVLGVAASPAASLSSKAATSAISITSSDSECDI; encoded by the exons ATGTTCCAGCTGCCCATCTTGAATTTCAGCCCCCAGCAAGTGGCCGGGGTATGCGAGACCCTGGAAGAGAGCGGCGATGTGGAGCGCCTGGGTCGCTTCCTCTGGTCGCTGCCCGTGGCCCCTGCGGCTTGCGAGGCCCTCAACAAGAATGAGTCGGTGCTGCGCGCACGAGCCATCGTGGCCTTTCACGGTGGCAACTACCGCGAGCTCTATCATATCCTGGAAAACCACAAGTTCACCAAGGAGTCGCACGCCAAGCTGCAGGCGCTGTGGCTTGAAGCACActaccaggaggctgagaagCTGCGTGGAAGGCCCCTGGGACCGGTGGACAAGTACCGAGTAAGGAAGAAGTTCCCGCTGCCGCGCACCATTTGGGACGGCGAACAGAAGACACACTGCTTCAAGGAGCGCACGCGACACCTGCTACGCGAGTGGTACCTGCAGGATCCATACCCTAACCCCAGCAAAAAGCGTGAGCTCGCCCAGGCAACCGGACTGACCCCTACGCAGGTGGGCAACTGGTTCAAAAACCGCCGACAAAGGGACCGAGCGGCTGCAGCCAAGAACAG ACTCCAGCAGCAGGTCCTGTCACAGGGCTCCGGGCGGGCACTACGGGCGGAGGGCGACGGCACGCCAGAGGTGCTGGGCGTCGCCGCCAGCCCGGCCGCCAGTCTATCCAGCAAGGCGGCCACTTCAGCCATCTCCATCACATCCAGCGACAGCGAGTGCGACATCTGA